The Setaria italica strain Yugu1 chromosome IX, Setaria_italica_v2.0, whole genome shotgun sequence genome has a window encoding:
- the LOC101765808 gene encoding protein disulfide isomerase-like 5-1, with product MNTKLSTSPFAPRAHLFRLRSPLSSPSSPSVRAMDPVAPRRGRLPIHLLVVLLTVLVALTVRSRAEVITLTEETFSDKIKEKDTVWFVQFCVPWCKHCKSLGTLWEDLGKVMEGEDEIEIGQVDCGVSKPVCSKVDIHSYPTFKVFYEGEEVAKYKGPRDVESLKNFVLNEAEKAGEAKLQAD from the exons ATGAATACCAAGTTATCGACTTCACCCTTCGCACCGCGAGCCCACCTCTTTCGTCTTCGTTCCCctctctcctcgccgtcgtcgccgtccgtgCGAGCCATGGATCCAGTCGCTCCCCGACGCGGACGCTTACCGATCCACCTCCTGGTGGTGCTGCTCACCGTACTCGTGGCCCTCACCGTGCGGTCCCGCGCCGAGGTTATCACCCTCACCGAGGAGACCTTCTCCGACAAG ATAAAGGAAAAGGACACAGTATGGTTTGTGCAATTTTGCGTCCCCTGGTGTAAACACTG TAAGAGTCTTGGAACACTTTGGGAGGACCTGGGAAAAGTTATGGAAGGTGAGGATGAAATTGAGATAGGGCAGGTCGACTGTGGTGTCAGCAAACCAGTATGCTCCAAGGTGGATATCCATTCCTACCCAACATTCAAGGTGTTTTATGAAGGCGAAGAAGTAGCAAAATATAAAG GACCAAGGGATGTGGAATCACTGAAGAACTTTGTGTTGAATGAAGCTGAGAAAGCGGGTGAGGCGAAGCTTCAAGCTGACTAG